In the genome of Primulina eburnea isolate SZY01 chromosome 13, ASM2296580v1, whole genome shotgun sequence, the window tttcaagtaattagttttacttgcaaaatacctaatttcagttttaaaatacttgatttgataaatgagatactccgaataggtattaaaatactggatattcgaatatgcaattcaagttcaccaagtgctcgtatttccatccaagatccatttggatgacatgttcattttatttaattatttttttatttttaaaaaaaattcgcaattaagcattgaactttttcaagtacttaattttatttgcgaaatatctaatttcagttttaaaatacttgatttggtgattgagatactcataaaagttaataaaatactagatattctagtaggcaatgtaagttcaccaaatgctcgtatttccatccaagatgcatttggatgacatgtacatttcctttaaataattttttatttttaaaagaaaaacaaatccacaactaagcattgaactttttgaagtacttatttttacttgcgaaatacataatttcaattttaaaatacttgatttggtaaatgaaatactcagaatgaatattaaaatactgaatattcgaatatgcaacgtaagtttacaaaatgctcgcatttccattcaagatgcatttggatgacatgttcatttcattattttttattgtaaaaaaaaaacaaattcgtaactaagcattgaattttttcaaatacttacttttacttgcgaaatacctaatttcaattttaaaatacttgatttgataaatgagatagtcataatgagtattaaaatactggatattcgaatatgcaacgtaagttcaccaagtgttggTCTTTCCtttaaagatgcatttggaCGACATATCTTTCTCATGTGATATCTATTttgtaaaaaacaaaaaacaaatttgtaactaagcattgaattttttcaaatatttatttttacttgagaaatacctaatttcaattttaaaatacttgatttgataaatGAGATAATCATAataggtattaaaatactggattttcaaatatgcaacgtaagtttaCCAAATATTGGTCTTTTCTTGAAAGATGCATTTGGACGACATATCCTTCTCATGTGATatctattttgtaaaaaaaatatcagattctcaactaagcattaaacttttaaagtacttagtttaCTTGATAAGTACTTAATTTCAGTttcaaaatacttgatttcataaATGAGATGCTCAGAATAGgtaataaaatactggatatttctAATATGCATCATAGTGCAATTTCAATGCAATTGAAATTTTAACAAATACATTGTTCATCACTcctcatgaaataaaaataacaatttatttcGGTATACAAAGAAAGAACTTACTTTTACTCCGAGACAAGTATGCtactatatttttattaaaagtaagTGCTTATTTTGATCTACAAACAACTTACTCTTACTCCACGATCAATAATGAACTGTGTTCATTTCtttaaatgacatgaataagtattCTAATAAATCTTAGTTGGAAAAACCAACCATGACTGAATTTAAGTTGCATATTCAAATATCAGTATTATAtaacatattatgagtatcatATTTagcaaatcaagtattttaaaattaaaattaggtatttcgcaagtaaatgtaagtatttcaaaatgttcaatgcttagcgatcgagcaaaactttcattgtaaaattctcagtaaaaattaataatattaaagctcgaaataatcgcaagtgcacgatatcaagtaataatatagtgtacaagagtaTGAATATCATTCCTTTAAGGACTGTATTTCTCAATTATTATTCtcagttatttaatttttagcaGTGATACTTCAGATGATTGTTTACtactataattattaaaaaaaaactcaatgaaatggttcaaggattaaatgatgaaataaataagctagaatgattgattaaagttcaatgataaatgaatttgttgagaaTCTCGGTTCACTTACCTCTTGCTAATCTACTTAATTcgttcgacaatgatctattCTTTCGAAGAGATTTCCTATCCAATTGAACATGCACTCTCAAGCTATGTCAAACTAATtcaactcaatgaagtaattaaatctctttaattatttatcaagggtgaattgcatgtcattttatttcgacctactggactatgactatcgacgggTATCCGACTTCATATTTCTATGTAAATTATAAATCCACGAATtatgctactcgttcctatcagaggctattctctcgaagaacattgtccggaaatcttcaaatattcgctTCAAACCTATTTTTCTCTTTCAAAGCTTTGTAGATGCTGAAAAGtccttgaacatgtcatccaaatgcatcttagaaggaaatccgagcacttggtgaacttactttgcatattcgaatatccagtattttaatactcattatgagtatctcatttactaaatcaagtattttaaaactgaaattacgTATTTCGTAAGTAAAACTAAATACTTGAaaatgttcaatgcttagttgcaaatttgtttttttttacaataaaaaaacaattaacttaaatgaacatgTTATCCAAATGTagcttggatggaaatgcgagcatttggtgaacttacgttgcatattcgaatattcagtattttaatatgcattctgagtatctcatttaccaaatcaagtattttaaaattgaaattagatatttcgtaaataaaagtaagtacttcaaaatgttcTATACTTAGTTGCGTTTTtcttaaataaagaaaataattaaatgaaatgaacatgtcatccaaatgcatcttggatggaaatgcgagcacttggtgaacttacgttgcatattcgaatatccagtattttaatacctattctgagtatctcatttgccaaatcaagtattttaaaattgaaattaggtatttcgcaagtaaaactaagtacttgaaaaagttcaaagcttagttacaaatttgtttttttaacaataaaaaaataattaaatgaaacgaacatatcatccaaatgcatcttggatgaaaatgcgagcatttggtgaacttacatcgCATATtttaatatccagtattttaatactcattctgagtatttcatttaccaaatcaagtttttaaaattgaaattaagtatttcgcaagtaaaactaagtacttgaaaataattcaatgcttagttgtgaatttgtttttttttttaaaataacaaaatatttaaatgaaatgtacatgtcatccaaatgcatcttgaatGGAAATGCGATCACTTTgtgaacttacattgcctactaaaatatccagtattttattaacttttatgggtatctcaattatcaaatcaagtattttaaaattgaaattaggtatttcgcaaataaaagtaaatacttctaaatgttcaatgcttagttgcgattttttttgttttttaaataaagaaaataattaaatgaaatgaacatgtcatccaaatgcatattggatggaaatgcgagcatttggtgaacttacgttgcatattcgaatatctagtatttgaatacacattctgagtatctcatttaccaaatcaagtattttaaaactgaaattacgtatttcgcaagtaaaactaagtacttgaaaaacttTAATGCTTAGTTGCAATctgttttttaacaataaaaaaataattaaatgaaatgaacgtgtcatccaaatgcatcttggatggaaatgagaGCATTTGGTTAACttgcgttgcatattcgaatatccagtattttaatacacattctgagtatttcatttattaaatcaagtattttaaaattgaaattaagtatttcgtaagtaaaactaagtatttcaaaaagttcaatctttagttgcgaatttattttttttaaaattaaaataaaaaagtaagtacttcaaaaaCATTCAATGCttagtgatcgagcaaaactttcattgtaaaattcttaataaaattaataatattcaagctcgaaataatcgcaagtgcacgatgtcaagtaataatatagtgtacaagaTTACATGTATCATTCCTCTAAAGACTGTATTTCTCAATTATTATTCTCAGTTATTCAATTTTAGCAGCGATACTTCAGATGATTGTTTACTactataattattaaataaaaactcaatgaaatggttcaaggattaaatgataaaataaataagctagaatgattgattaatgtttaatgagaaatgaatttgttgagaatatcggttcacctaccccttactAATCTACTTAATTCATTTGACAATGATACATGTTTTCGACGAGATTTCCTATCCAATTGAACATGTCCTCTCAAGCTATGTCAAATTAATTAAtctcagtgaagtaattaaatctctttaattatttatcaagggtgaattgcatgtcgttttATTTCGACCTACTAGACTATAACTATCGACGGGTATCCGACTCCATATTTCTttgtaaattgtaaatccacggattatgctactcgttcctatcacagaCTATTCTCTTGAAGAATATTGTCtgaaaatcttcaaatcttcgctCCAAGTCTTTTTTTCCTCTTTCAAAGCTTTGTATCTGCTGAAAAGtccttgaacatgtcatccaaatgcatcttagaAGGAAACCCGAGCACcaggtgaacttacgttgcatattcaaatatccagtattttgatactcattatgagtatctcatttaccaaatcaagtattttaaaactgaaattaggtatttcgcaagtaaaactaagtacttgaaaaagttcaatgcttagttgcaaatttatttttttaacaataaaaaaacaatttaatgaaatgaacatgtcatccaaatgtatcttggatagaaatgcgagcacttggtgaacttacgttgcatattcgaatatccagtattttaatactcattttgagtatttcatttaccaaatcaagtattttaaaattgaaattaggtatttcgcaagtaaaactaagtatttgaaaaaattcaatgcttagttacaatttgtttttttaaataaagaaaatgattaaatgaaatgaacatgtcatccaaatgcattttGGATAGAAttacgagcacttggtgaacttacattgcatattcgaatatctagtattttaatacctattctgagtatctcatttaccaaatcaagtattttaaaattgaaattaggtatttcgtaagtacaactaagtacttgaaaaagttcaatgcttagttacaaatttgtttttttaacgataaaaaataattaaatgaaatgaacatgtcatccaatgtatcttggatggaaatgtgagcatttggtgaacttacgtttcatattttaatatccagcattttaatactcattctgagtattttatttaccaaatcaagtattttaaaattgaaattaggtatttcgcaaataTAACTAAGTACTTCAActagttcaatgcttagttgcaaatttatttatttttttaaataaaaaatttaaatgaaatgtaaATGTCATCCAAATGAATCTTACATTGTCTACTAAAATATCttgtattttattaacttttatgagtatctcaattaccaaatcaagtattttaaaattgaaattatgtatttcacaaataaaagtaaatacttcaaaatgttcaatgcttagttgcgaatttgtttttttataaaaaaataattaaatgaaatgaacatgtcatccaaatgtataTTGGGTGAAAATGCGAGCagttggtgaacttacgttgcatattcgaatatctagtattttaatacacattctgagtatctcatttaccaaatcaattgttttaaaattgaaattaggtatttcgtaagtaaaactaagtacttgaaaaagttcaatgtttagttacaaatttgttttttttaacaatttgaagtattcaaatagccaaatcaaatatttggaaCCCCAAAATAGTTATTTTATCggccaaaataattattttttctaaTTTCATGATGAGTGAGAaactgtgttttttttttaaaattttatgacatgatctatatgCATTTTCAATGAAAAGACCTGCGATTACTCAATTTATGGCGATTGCctaaatatccagtattttattacATATTTAGAGTATTCAAACAACCAAATCAAGCATATGGAACTCCAAAATAGGTACTTTGTAGGTCAAAATAAATACTTAATCTTATTTAATGATGAGTGATGaactatgtttttttaaaaaataaaatgacatgaataagtcatcCTAATGCATTTTTCATGAAAAGACCCACAATGACTGAATTTGTGGTGATTAAtcgaaaatatagtatttttttacacatttaGAGTATTCAAAGAgcgaaatcaagtatctgaAACATCATAATAGATATTTTGTATgtcaataaaataatatatttatttaaataatatagaggaaaaattaaaaaaaatatagtattttattatacatttgaagTATTAAATAgcgaaatcaagtatctgaAACACCATAATAGGTATTTTGTAtctcaaaataagtatttactCTTATTTCATGATAAtttagaaataatattttttaaattatatttagatGGAGAAGACAAATGTAATTTtgtgaataatataatatatttatttaaataatagaggACAAAAATGTAAATTTAAGTTTGTAGGTACCTAAAACTAAAATAATGGCATTGTCAGGTACTATTTCTTAAAAAAAGATGACTAGGTACTGAATCTTAAGTTAAACTTTCACAGATGAATTTTTCACAAATTTACCCTTAATTTAATTGAAggttaaaattaattataataattggTAGACACGTATCCAAATGTAACTCCGTACCTAGGCAGTCTTAGCAAAGAGCCAAACCTTGAATTATATGAAATATTAGAATATATATAGTCtacattttttattattttacatGGAATTTGAACTCACGCCCAAATCTTAGTAAGATTTGGTCCGGCAAGAACGTGAAAACTGAGTCGTCCccttattatataataattatagaatcccaatcacaatttttttatgAGGTACATCAACCTAAAAATAAGAAACAATTATGAAAGAATATATCTCGAAAACcccatcaaaaataaaatatatgagtATGTACTCTCATTTAATAATATAAGAACATTCTTGAGAACATAACACTGCCAATTCCAAGTACTTTGTCCAGAGTCTCAGATCGTTCACATTATGAACATCAAATTCTTCAGTTGGTCACTTTCTTTACATAACCAAACAAATTTCCCAAAAAACACAACCCAGATCTCATGTTATGCATGGAATATATTTGTGTGGGTCTGCGCACGCGCGTTAAAACCAATGCATACTGATTATATTGACATTGTGTTGATTTATCGATAAAAAAACATGTTAGAACCCGAATATTATATTGTCGAATTCATTTTAAGACCATTCATACGATATATCATGATGACTATCATGTTGTAGATTGCGTCTTGGTAACTCGTGGATCTGGGAAGTTAAAGAGACTTTACGaccaaaaaaagaaataaacagtaaatttgattcaaaatgAATCAAATCCCCCTTAGTACAGACCAAATCCATAGGTTTAAGATTAAAATTTAAGTTATAATGacaaagaaaacaaaataaCCATCAAATCCCTATAACCACCCTTACCCCGCCACTCTTCTTGCatacatgttttgattttaCCCATTTTTAACTATTTCTTACATCAGAGGAGTATTCAAAAGTCCATGCCAATTTGTCGATCCAAGCGCATTATTCCAGCTTGTGTTCACATCCCCTCCAATGTTCTGCCACGGAAATCCCCACAAAACCTTGTTTTCACCTTCTTTCGAGCTGCAGATTTCTTGCTTCACTGTTGCTGTGACGGCTGTGGAACTTGTCGTACCGCTGTTAATTTCCTCAAAACCCATTCCCATTTGGATTCCCAGGTTTCCATTGTACAGATTGTGATTAAACCCAAACGGGTTTTCGAGATATCCACCCCTGACAGAATCAGATCCAAGAACATGATCGTTATAGGGCATGTTTGGATGATTTCCCGTGTTTAAAAAGTCATAATCATCCAGACCCATCTGTCCTTGTTTCTGAAGCCTGGCGAAGGCGAGACTAAGATCATTGGAATCATAGGACACATTCGCCAAACATGGAATGATTGAACCTGGAATCGGGATCAGCGGCTGTTCTTGGCTTGACCGTTTCGATGATgccgatgatgatgaagaagacgaAGACGACGATCTTCTGTTCCTCCTGCAGCCTCCGCCCACCGGAACATTTCTCAAAGTCCCACCTTTTGTCCAATACCTTCTGCAAGATTTACAAAAGTACCTCGGCTGTGAGAGGCTGTAATTGTTGTAATAACAAAACTTGGTGTTGTTTGAGTCGCATCTAGGGCATTTCAGGGCTTGTTCTGCAGGCCTTGGTTTCTTTTCTTGCTGAGGTTTCGAGCAACCCAAAATGCTTTCTAGTGTTTGATCAGAAGCCATTTCCTGCATCATATAGTTGATTTCCAGCTTAAGAAAGACTTATTCAtgtttagaaaatgaaatctaACTAGGATCTGCAGAATCAGTCATTTTAACAAACCCATTTCATTTAGCTTCAAGAACACCGAAAGAAACAGAAAACCAGTAAAACACGAACCGATTCTG includes:
- the LOC140810725 gene encoding dof zinc finger protein DOF3.2-like — translated: MGMDSSSQAQHQLQVHQEMASDQTLESILGCSKPQQEKKPRPAEQALKCPRCDSNNTKFCYYNNYSLSQPRYFCKSCRRYWTKGGTLRNVPVGGGCRRNRRSSSSSSSSSSASSKRSSQEQPLIPIPGSIIPCLANVSYDSNDLSLAFARLQKQGQMGLDDYDFLNTGNHPNMPYNDHVLGSDSVRGGYLENPFGFNHNLYNGNLGIQMGMGFEEINSGTTSSTAVTATVKQEICSSKEGENKVLWGFPWQNIGGDVNTSWNNALGSTNWHGLLNTPLM